One window of the Desulfonatronum thiosulfatophilum genome contains the following:
- a CDS encoding RrF2 family transcriptional regulator, whose product MQLSSRARHGARLLINLAQSNQDVPKRAASIANDLGISLKYLEKILKPLRKAGMIKGLRGPGGGYFLHQNPNEITLGGIVQALDDNLRLSCCVEPGNCDPMDYCGAPSLWDDLSTSLQNKLNSITLVGLIQQDESSRNNMSPSHFTLAHRSVQAACETARVA is encoded by the coding sequence GTGCAGTTATCCAGCCGTGCGAGACATGGCGCCCGCCTGCTTATCAATCTCGCTCAATCCAATCAAGACGTGCCGAAAAGGGCCGCCTCCATTGCCAATGACCTTGGCATTTCCCTGAAATATCTCGAAAAGATCCTAAAACCTTTAAGAAAAGCCGGAATGATCAAAGGCTTGCGCGGTCCCGGGGGAGGCTACTTTCTCCATCAAAATCCCAATGAAATAACCCTGGGTGGAATTGTTCAAGCGTTGGACGACAACCTCCGGCTCTCATGTTGCGTCGAACCGGGGAATTGCGATCCCATGGATTACTGCGGCGCGCCGTCGCTATGGGATGATTTGAGTACGTCTCTGCAAAACAAGCTTAATTCCATCACGCTAGTCGGCCTGATCCAGCAGGACGAATCTTCCCGCAACAATATGTCGCCTTCGCATTTCACTCTCGCGCACAGATCTGTCCAGGCCGCCTGTGAGACGGCTAGAGTTGCCTGA
- a CDS encoding DUF1641 domain-containing protein codes for MNKEDLILQRLDEIEAKVALVHQRAVAAQNLRHELQPVLNDAFKVMLHELGDIETGFQLEDLFDMLKTTMRNVKNLTYMIKQLENVIDLWHTSEPLLKTTVPKAIAYLDDLEQKGVFRTYQSMLTLRAKVAQEYGPEQIEEMGDAFVFLIGMLSKLSDPKVREMIEKASDAFTEMDLKDVQPTGVFGMMKAMSSPEAKQGLGVMVEMTKTLGKLK; via the coding sequence ATGAACAAAGAAGACCTTATTCTTCAACGCCTCGATGAAATCGAGGCCAAGGTGGCCCTGGTGCACCAACGCGCCGTAGCCGCCCAAAACCTCAGGCACGAGCTGCAGCCTGTTCTGAACGACGCATTCAAGGTCATGCTCCACGAGCTGGGTGATATCGAGACCGGTTTTCAGCTCGAAGACCTTTTCGATATGCTCAAGACGACCATGCGCAACGTCAAGAACCTGACCTACATGATCAAGCAGCTCGAAAACGTCATCGACCTGTGGCACACTTCGGAACCATTGCTGAAGACCACCGTACCCAAGGCCATCGCCTACCTCGACGACCTTGAGCAGAAAGGCGTCTTTCGCACCTACCAGTCCATGCTTACCTTGCGAGCCAAGGTGGCCCAGGAATACGGGCCCGAACAAATCGAGGAAATGGGCGATGCCTTTGTATTCTTGATCGGCATGCTCAGCAAACTCTCCGATCCCAAGGTCCGTGAAATGATCGAAAAAGCATCCGATGCCTTTACGGAGATGGACTTGAAGGATGTCCAGCCAACCGGCGTGTTCGGAATGATGAAGGCCATGTCCAGTCCAGAGGCCAAACAAGGTCTGGGCGTGATGGTCGAAATGACAAAGACCCTTGGCAAGCTGAAGTAA
- a CDS encoding response regulator, which produces MAKKILIVDDDPEILDYLSELFQDSGYKTVTAINGVEGLEKVRAEQPDLITLDMDMPEKGGTNFYAGLRKDQANRDIPVIVVSGVGPRPPVLTKDVPTISKPIDNAKLMQLVSDMIP; this is translated from the coding sequence ATGGCAAAAAAAATCCTGATTGTCGACGATGACCCGGAAATCTTGGATTATCTCAGTGAATTGTTCCAGGACAGCGGCTACAAGACCGTGACCGCCATCAATGGCGTGGAAGGTCTGGAAAAAGTTCGCGCTGAACAACCGGACCTGATCACCCTGGACATGGACATGCCGGAGAAAGGCGGCACTAACTTCTACGCCGGATTGCGCAAGGACCAAGCCAACCGCGACATCCCGGTGATCGTGGTCAGCGGAGTTGGTCCGCGTCCCCCTGTCTTGACCAAAGACGTCCCCACCATCTCGAAGCCCATCGACAACGCAAAGTTGATGCAGCTTGTATCTGATATGATTCCATAG
- a CDS encoding (Fe-S)-binding protein — MTVDTKALAAVLAEKAGARLEMWLAICSRCGMCAEGCHYYASNPKPEHVPAYRIKPLLDLYRKRGRVDGEMLEVLRDVCYGTCTMCQRCTMYCPHGIGIASLVHAARGVAVSMGMIPPGLAKGMQNALEFGNNLAVTEDDFLETVEWQLEELQEEMPAAVAPLNKVGARYLLTFHPRDIKFYPQNLYNYLKLYNAAGVDFTISPQSWDSTNLGLFAGDVAAASRLANNVVEVAEKLKVKAVITAEUGHSMKALGFEAPLWLGKQFSFEATPPIKVWADCLRSGALKLIPGFHQEPATFQDSCNFIRNAGMYKQSRELMSRVAADFREMHPHGNATYCCGNGGGQGLMPEYKQAKIAALKAKAESIRATGAKMIVVACHNCEDGIQETCKAYELDAKVELFSAYLAEAVDLGAV; from the coding sequence ATGACCGTTGATACAAAGGCTCTGGCCGCGGTTCTGGCGGAGAAAGCCGGTGCGCGTTTGGAAATGTGGCTGGCCATTTGCTCTCGGTGTGGCATGTGTGCCGAGGGGTGCCACTATTACGCCTCCAACCCCAAACCGGAGCATGTTCCTGCCTATCGGATCAAGCCCTTGCTCGATCTCTACCGCAAACGCGGCCGGGTGGACGGCGAGATGCTCGAGGTGTTGCGCGACGTCTGTTACGGTACGTGCACCATGTGCCAGCGCTGCACGATGTACTGTCCCCACGGCATCGGCATAGCTTCCCTGGTCCACGCGGCCCGCGGCGTTGCCGTCAGCATGGGGATGATTCCTCCCGGTCTGGCCAAAGGCATGCAGAATGCCCTGGAGTTCGGGAACAATCTCGCGGTGACCGAGGATGACTTCCTGGAAACCGTGGAATGGCAGCTGGAAGAGTTGCAGGAGGAAATGCCCGCGGCCGTGGCTCCCCTGAACAAGGTGGGTGCGCGGTATCTGCTGACCTTTCATCCCCGGGACATCAAGTTCTACCCCCAAAACCTTTACAACTATTTAAAGCTGTACAATGCTGCCGGCGTGGATTTCACCATCTCGCCCCAGTCCTGGGATTCCACGAATCTTGGATTATTTGCGGGAGATGTGGCTGCCGCCTCCCGGTTGGCGAACAACGTGGTGGAGGTGGCTGAAAAACTCAAGGTCAAGGCGGTGATCACCGCGGAGTGAGGCCACTCCATGAAGGCCCTCGGGTTCGAGGCGCCACTCTGGCTGGGCAAGCAGTTTTCCTTCGAAGCCACGCCGCCGATCAAGGTCTGGGCGGATTGCCTGCGTTCCGGCGCACTGAAACTTATTCCCGGGTTTCATCAGGAACCGGCAACCTTCCAGGATTCATGCAACTTCATCCGCAATGCCGGGATGTACAAGCAATCCCGTGAGCTGATGTCCCGGGTGGCGGCGGATTTCCGGGAAATGCACCCCCACGGAAACGCGACCTATTGCTGCGGTAACGGCGGCGGACAGGGGTTGATGCCGGAATACAAGCAGGCCAAGATTGCCGCTCTCAAGGCCAAGGCCGAGAGCATCCGGGCTACGGGGGCGAAAATGATCGTGGTGGCCTGCCACAATTGCGAGGATGGAATCCAGGAAACATGCAAGGCGTATGAGCTGGATGCGAAAGTTGAATTGTTTAGCGCGTATTTGGCTGAAGCCGTCGATCTGGGTGCTGTGTGA
- a CDS encoding response regulator, with the protein MNNTPQLAAPNEILNVLIVDDEQDIREMMAILLKELGFATLLAADGFKAMEAFHRHKPHIVLTDIKMPGKDGIAVLKEVKAACPETEVIMISGHGDMHLAVQSLKHDAADFITKPIDEELLEIALAKVSERIRLRRQVREHTENLENLVREKSAALVEMERRLAATQIMEGMGRAMTILASDPAAGEYFPEMPFYVAIHDAVCNVVTVNQAYQQRFGDRVGLSSCKIYERCGEPGWKSPVREAADQQASIHRHENMIAKDQTWLPVITHVSPVTGVGGKLELLLEIAVDISEMRRLQDELSRTQRKFERFFNTVPCAITVQDKNLQVVESNASFRKDFGEPQCRPCHQLYKRSDEPCTDCPVLATFEDQSPHQYETVVTTRGGENRNILVWTAPLADADGEVNQVLEVATDITQIRQLQDHLSSLGIMLGSMSHGVKGLLMAIDGGAYRVDKGLEKGDLQRVAAGWKTVRHRLDHMRRTVMDILYYSKSREPDLSPHALRGLAEHLAETVAAKASKAGIAFQTDFSQAEGTILIDEVAFSSAMVNILENAVDACLFNRNAEEHKIEFVVLSEDDQAVFRVRDNGIGMDQETRDNMFTLFFSSKGALGTGIGMFVTHEIVTAHGGNITVDSAPGKGTTFRVAVPLAESTETARHHDQHLIVE; encoded by the coding sequence GTGAATAATACTCCCCAACTCGCTGCTCCCAACGAAATCCTGAACGTCTTGATAGTTGACGACGAGCAGGACATTCGAGAAATGATGGCGATCCTGCTCAAGGAACTCGGATTTGCCACCCTCCTCGCCGCCGACGGCTTCAAGGCAATGGAAGCCTTCCACCGGCACAAGCCACACATCGTCCTCACCGACATCAAAATGCCGGGAAAGGACGGGATTGCCGTCCTCAAAGAGGTCAAAGCTGCATGTCCGGAAACCGAAGTGATCATGATCTCCGGCCATGGCGATATGCATTTGGCCGTGCAGAGCCTCAAGCATGATGCGGCGGACTTCATAACCAAGCCCATCGATGAGGAGCTTCTGGAAATCGCCCTGGCCAAGGTGTCCGAACGGATTCGTCTGCGCCGCCAGGTGCGTGAGCATACGGAAAATCTGGAAAACCTGGTTCGCGAAAAATCCGCTGCTCTCGTGGAGATGGAGCGAAGGCTCGCAGCTACGCAGATCATGGAGGGCATGGGCCGGGCAATGACCATACTTGCCAGCGACCCCGCTGCGGGGGAGTATTTTCCAGAAATGCCCTTCTACGTCGCCATCCATGACGCCGTATGCAACGTGGTCACCGTCAATCAGGCATATCAGCAAAGATTCGGCGACCGCGTCGGTCTGTCCAGTTGCAAGATCTATGAACGATGTGGCGAGCCGGGATGGAAAAGTCCGGTCCGCGAAGCCGCTGACCAGCAGGCGAGCATTCATCGTCACGAGAACATGATTGCTAAGGACCAGACCTGGCTGCCCGTGATCACTCACGTTTCCCCGGTTACCGGGGTAGGGGGAAAGCTGGAGCTGCTCCTTGAAATTGCCGTGGACATCTCGGAAATGCGCCGCCTCCAGGATGAGTTGTCCCGCACCCAGCGCAAGTTCGAGCGCTTCTTCAATACGGTGCCCTGTGCCATCACCGTGCAGGACAAAAATCTTCAAGTGGTGGAATCCAACGCGAGCTTCCGCAAGGATTTCGGCGAACCTCAATGCCGTCCTTGCCACCAGCTCTACAAGCGCAGTGATGAACCCTGCACCGATTGCCCTGTTCTGGCCACCTTCGAGGACCAATCCCCGCACCAGTACGAGACCGTGGTCACAACCAGAGGAGGCGAAAACCGCAATATCCTGGTCTGGACTGCTCCCCTAGCGGATGCAGACGGAGAAGTGAATCAAGTTCTGGAAGTGGCTACGGACATCACCCAGATCCGGCAGTTGCAGGACCACCTCTCTTCGCTTGGAATCATGCTCGGGTCCATGTCCCACGGCGTTAAGGGCCTGCTTATGGCCATAGACGGCGGGGCCTACCGCGTTGACAAGGGGTTGGAGAAAGGGGACCTGCAGCGGGTCGCCGCCGGGTGGAAGACCGTGCGTCACAGGCTGGATCATATGCGCAGAACCGTGATGGACATTTTGTATTATTCCAAATCAAGGGAACCGGACCTCAGCCCCCACGCTTTGCGCGGCTTGGCGGAACATCTGGCTGAAACCGTAGCCGCCAAGGCAAGCAAGGCGGGCATAGCTTTTCAAACGGATTTTTCCCAGGCGGAAGGCACCATCCTGATCGATGAAGTCGCCTTTTCTTCAGCCATGGTCAATATTCTGGAGAATGCCGTGGATGCCTGTCTTTTCAACCGCAACGCCGAAGAACACAAAATCGAATTCGTCGTCTTGAGCGAGGACGATCAGGCCGTCTTCAGGGTCCGGGACAATGGCATCGGCATGGACCAGGAAACCAGGGACAACATGTTCACCTTGTTCTTTTCATCCAAAGGCGCCCTCGGCACGGGAATCGGCATGTTCGTCACCCATGAGATCGTCACCGCTCATGGCGGCAACATCACCGTTGACTCCGCACCCGGCAAAGGCACAACGTTCCGAGTCGCCGTTCCTCTTGCCGAGTCGACAGAAACGGCACGACATCATGACCAACACCTCATTGTTGAATGA
- the tmcB gene encoding electron transfer complex ferredoxin TmcB encodes MGIQERLIEDVGLREGVSRLTEEKIQKTVQAVLKGENGARLKLYDEICLRCGMCTEACHFYLSHDKDPTYAPAAKVKQTIGTLLASNGRVTPSQIYNMAQIAYTECNLCRRCIHFCPVGIDTAYMMITMRRICHRLGVTPQYIQDTAHSHSATFNQMWVKDDEWTDTLQWQEEEARDEFPDLRIPLDKEGADVYYSVIAPEPKFRTQLIYQAAAILHTAKVDWTMPAEPGWDNSDMCMFTGDFEMMGRLKRKHFESAQKLKVKRIVMGECGHAFRSVYDVGNRWVGWKQFPVPVVHAIEFFWELLTEGKIKLTSKYPGPVTVQDPCNMVRGRGLGDKLREVVHILVDGEIIETASNREHNLCCAAGGGVINCGPPFKNARVQACKAKAEQLRATGVKTIIAPCHNCHGGLDDTVHKYELGMEIKFLGDIIYQLMEKPS; translated from the coding sequence ATGGGAATTCAGGAAAGACTTATCGAGGACGTGGGGCTTCGGGAAGGCGTCTCACGTTTGACCGAAGAAAAGATTCAAAAGACGGTGCAGGCGGTTTTGAAAGGGGAAAACGGGGCTCGCTTGAAACTGTATGATGAAATATGCCTGCGATGTGGAATGTGCACGGAAGCCTGTCATTTCTATCTTTCACACGACAAAGACCCGACCTATGCCCCCGCGGCCAAGGTCAAGCAAACCATCGGCACGTTGCTGGCCAGCAACGGGCGCGTCACGCCCAGCCAAATCTACAACATGGCCCAGATCGCCTACACCGAATGCAACCTTTGCCGCAGGTGCATCCATTTCTGCCCTGTCGGCATCGATACGGCATACATGATGATCACCATGCGCCGCATCTGCCACAGGCTGGGAGTCACTCCTCAATACATCCAGGACACGGCGCACAGCCATTCCGCCACGTTCAACCAGATGTGGGTCAAGGACGACGAGTGGACGGACACGTTGCAGTGGCAGGAAGAGGAAGCACGGGATGAATTCCCGGACTTGAGAATTCCCCTAGATAAGGAAGGAGCCGACGTCTACTACTCCGTCATCGCGCCGGAGCCCAAGTTCCGGACCCAGCTCATCTACCAGGCCGCGGCCATCCTGCACACGGCCAAGGTGGACTGGACCATGCCAGCCGAACCCGGCTGGGACAACTCGGACATGTGCATGTTCACCGGCGACTTTGAAATGATGGGGCGCCTGAAACGCAAGCATTTCGAATCAGCCCAGAAGCTCAAGGTCAAGAGAATCGTCATGGGCGAATGCGGTCACGCTTTTCGATCAGTGTATGATGTCGGCAACAGATGGGTCGGCTGGAAGCAGTTTCCCGTTCCTGTGGTGCATGCCATCGAGTTCTTCTGGGAATTGCTGACCGAGGGAAAAATCAAGCTGACCTCCAAGTATCCTGGGCCGGTCACGGTCCAGGATCCGTGCAACATGGTCCGCGGACGCGGCCTTGGGGACAAGCTTCGCGAGGTGGTCCACATTCTTGTAGATGGAGAGATTATCGAGACGGCCTCCAACCGGGAACACAACCTCTGTTGCGCCGCGGGAGGCGGCGTGATCAACTGCGGACCTCCCTTCAAGAACGCCCGGGTCCAGGCCTGCAAGGCCAAGGCGGAGCAACTCCGGGCCACGGGCGTCAAGACCATTATTGCTCCGTGCCATAACTGTCACGGGGGGCTGGACGATACCGTTCACAAATATGAGTTGGGCATGGAAATCAAGTTCCTGGGCGACATTATTTACCAACTCATGGAGAAACCATCGTAG
- the tmcC gene encoding TmcC family electron transfer complex membrane anchor subunit codes for MYDIYNFVTGPLVWIAFIIFVVGSIYRLASMYALAKKKDAVSLAYMDWKFSFRSIINWLIPFNSLGWKANPALTVVTFIFHVLLLLTPILLSAHVILFSDSWGFSWWTISDNTANYMTMAIIAACIFFAVRRFYLRDVRFLTTSQDWLILALVALPFVTGLLAYYQLFNYQIMLIAHVVVGCLVIAAIPFTRLSHMLFAVFTRSYIGSEFGKIRRAKDW; via the coding sequence ATGTACGACATCTACAATTTCGTGACTGGACCACTGGTCTGGATCGCATTCATCATCTTCGTCGTCGGCTCAATTTACCGCCTCGCCAGCATGTATGCCCTGGCCAAGAAAAAGGATGCCGTGTCCCTGGCCTACATGGACTGGAAATTCTCTTTCCGTTCCATCATCAACTGGTTGATCCCCTTTAACAGTCTCGGCTGGAAAGCCAACCCAGCGTTGACCGTGGTCACATTCATATTCCACGTCCTGCTACTGCTGACGCCGATTCTGCTTTCCGCACATGTCATTCTCTTTTCAGATTCCTGGGGTTTCAGCTGGTGGACCATATCCGACAACACGGCCAACTACATGACCATGGCGATCATTGCCGCCTGCATATTCTTTGCGGTCCGTCGTTTCTATCTTAGAGACGTCCGTTTTCTGACAACGTCCCAAGATTGGCTGATTTTGGCCCTGGTGGCGCTGCCCTTTGTTACCGGGCTGTTGGCTTACTACCAGCTCTTCAATTATCAAATCATGCTCATCGCCCACGTTGTGGTGGGGTGCCTCGTGATTGCGGCGATTCCCTTCACCCGCCTCAGCCACATGCTCTTTGCGGTATTCACCCGAAGCTACATTGGTTCCGAATTTGGAAAAATCCGTCGCGCCAAGGACTGGTAG
- a CDS encoding RrF2 family transcriptional regulator encodes MKLSARSRYAARILLDLAEQKGNTPVCASSISENTEISVPFIEQILRPLKKAGYIQSVRGAYGGHVLLRDPATITLGDIVRTMGVEINVAQCCSDPTICTRSDDCRTQIVWEHLSNVIERELDSLTLADLMEGSGSLRKLISLRQQKSC; translated from the coding sequence ATGAAACTTTCTGCCCGCTCCCGCTATGCCGCCCGAATTCTGCTCGATTTGGCGGAGCAAAAAGGTAATACGCCTGTCTGCGCCTCCTCCATCTCTGAGAACACGGAGATTTCTGTTCCCTTCATCGAACAGATACTGCGGCCGCTCAAAAAAGCAGGCTATATTCAAAGCGTAAGAGGCGCCTATGGCGGACATGTCCTGCTCAGGGATCCAGCGACAATCACACTTGGCGATATAGTTCGCACCATGGGAGTAGAAATCAATGTCGCCCAGTGCTGCTCCGACCCGACCATTTGCACCAGAAGCGATGATTGCCGCACCCAAATCGTCTGGGAACATCTGTCCAATGTAATCGAGCGGGAGCTGGACTCCCTGACCCTCGCCGACTTGATGGAAGGTTCAGGATCACTTCGAAAATTAATTTCTCTCCGCCAACAAAAATCTTGCTGA
- a CDS encoding cytochrome c3 family protein, whose translation MRNRVLFVCCLAMIVLLAGTLVAQEDRFLIQSKAFEPRQRPGVEFNHLLHYEFLECTDCHHDYVDGENVWDMYSGKNYCSDCHTVNGDEHAMGLMDAFHEQCIGCHQEYQRRGLSTGYIMCGECHARR comes from the coding sequence ATGCGAAACAGAGTTCTATTTGTCTGTTGCCTTGCAATGATCGTCTTGCTTGCCGGTACGCTTGTTGCACAAGAAGATCGTTTTCTTATCCAAAGCAAGGCGTTTGAACCACGTCAGCGTCCCGGAGTCGAGTTCAACCATCTGTTGCACTATGAGTTCCTTGAATGCACGGATTGTCATCATGATTATGTTGATGGCGAGAACGTCTGGGACATGTACTCCGGGAAGAATTACTGTTCTGATTGCCACACGGTAAATGGAGACGAACACGCCATGGGGCTGATGGATGCATTTCATGAGCAATGCATCGGCTGTCATCAGGAGTACCAGAGACGTGGCCTATCGACGGGTTACATCATGTGTGGAGAATGCCACGCCAGACGTTAA
- the sqr gene encoding type III sulfide quinone reductase, selenoprotein subtype codes for MKKLLILGSGSGGTMVATKIREKLPEKEWEITVIDRDWQHHYQAGWLFVPFGVYTLDDCIKPKADFVPKGVKLVMDSIESIDPAKKTVKCKNGSYSYDWVVVATGCRIAPEEVEGMMDDWGGNIHNYYTPDGAVALFKKWKNMKEGRIVHHISEMPIKCPVAPLEFVYLADWFFTINGVRKNIEIELVTPLTGAFTKPVAAKILGKVCDDKNIKVTPNFVVDNVNVGKKSIESVSGEEVPYDLLVAIPPNFGQQVIIDSGLGDAMGYVDTDKHTLKAKNFDNMYVIGDATNVPTSKAGSVAHYESDIVVDNLIREIEGEEPRPDFDGHSTCFIVSGYEQAYLIDFNYEVEPLPGKYPFPGIGPFSLLGESHMNYWGKMMFKWIYFDLMLKGSELPLEPQMFMAGKMRHLAKA; via the coding sequence ATGAAAAAATTGCTCATTCTTGGTTCCGGTTCAGGCGGGACCATGGTTGCCACGAAGATACGCGAAAAGCTCCCGGAGAAGGAATGGGAAATCACGGTCATTGATCGCGACTGGCAGCACCATTATCAAGCCGGTTGGCTCTTCGTCCCGTTCGGAGTCTACACCCTGGATGATTGCATCAAGCCCAAGGCGGACTTCGTTCCCAAGGGCGTCAAACTGGTCATGGACTCCATTGAATCCATCGATCCGGCGAAAAAGACCGTCAAATGCAAAAACGGCTCCTACTCCTACGACTGGGTGGTGGTTGCCACCGGTTGCCGTATTGCGCCGGAAGAGGTCGAAGGAATGATGGACGACTGGGGCGGTAATATCCACAACTACTACACCCCGGACGGCGCAGTGGCTCTGTTCAAGAAGTGGAAGAACATGAAGGAAGGGCGCATCGTGCATCACATTTCCGAGATGCCCATCAAATGTCCCGTAGCGCCGCTGGAGTTTGTCTATCTGGCCGACTGGTTCTTCACCATCAACGGTGTGCGCAAAAACATAGAGATTGAACTGGTCACTCCGCTGACCGGCGCCTTCACCAAACCCGTTGCCGCCAAAATCCTCGGCAAGGTCTGCGATGACAAGAATATCAAGGTCACCCCGAACTTTGTCGTGGACAATGTCAACGTGGGCAAGAAAAGCATTGAATCCGTCTCCGGTGAAGAGGTGCCCTACGATCTGCTGGTAGCCATTCCCCCGAACTTTGGTCAGCAGGTGATCATCGACTCCGGCCTTGGCGACGCCATGGGCTATGTAGATACGGACAAGCATACCCTGAAAGCCAAGAACTTCGACAACATGTACGTTATCGGCGACGCCACCAACGTCCCCACCTCCAAGGCCGGCAGCGTCGCCCACTACGAATCCGACATCGTGGTGGACAACCTGATCCGCGAAATCGAGGGAGAAGAGCCCCGTCCCGACTTTGACGGACACTCCACGTGCTTCATTGTTTCCGGTTACGAACAGGCCTACCTGATTGACTTCAACTACGAGGTGGAACCGCTTCCCGGCAAGTACCCCTTCCCCGGAATCGGTCCTTTCTCCCTGCTCGGCGAGTCGCACATGAACTACTGGGGCAAAATGATGTTCAAGTGGATCTACTTCGACCTGATGCTCAAGGGAAGCGAATTGCCCTTGGAGCCGCAGATGTTCATGGCCGGAAAAATGCGCCACTTGGCCAAAGCTTAA
- the tmcD gene encoding electron transfer complex subunit TmcD, giving the protein MHENAASWDWLAGEQVVLKSAACNAQHQWQEEPYVSPDGEKFCTIVRLEDDSFTMCVNGQPWEATFEKMWKPGFSPDGRLVAIIQQDGEWTLAVDGETWPEFYAYIWHPIFSADGSVIAAAVQMDGKYGMCVDGEPWPNLFDNANEFAISNNGQSTTAVIQTEAMAAADLAAFRRGVYTVAVNGQPWEKSFMNIWSPVFDPQGKRVAAQTRLNLYEYTIIVDGETWPEAFGCVWEPCFNPVTGTIAAPVRIAGSWGMAQDGKVIWEPVFTQCWHQQFSADGKTLGAIVAPSFGNFTVALNGKPWSSVYPVVTELAVSADGKRAAALASEHNVNWRVVVDGTPWDGAYDMAWKPVFSADAGHVAAKVEHKGRHKVLLDGKSFKRDFDRVWDPIFSPDGSKLLIRALDKGAYLRIVADVTDF; this is encoded by the coding sequence ATGCACGAAAACGCAGCGTCCTGGGACTGGCTGGCCGGTGAACAGGTTGTGCTGAAATCGGCAGCATGCAATGCCCAGCACCAATGGCAGGAGGAACCGTATGTCTCGCCGGATGGCGAGAAATTTTGCACCATCGTCCGCTTGGAAGACGACTCATTCACCATGTGCGTCAATGGTCAACCATGGGAAGCTACTTTTGAAAAGATGTGGAAGCCCGGTTTTTCTCCAGATGGCCGGCTTGTGGCGATCATCCAGCAAGATGGTGAATGGACTCTGGCCGTGGACGGAGAGACATGGCCGGAATTCTACGCTTACATCTGGCATCCGATCTTTTCCGCGGATGGCTCGGTCATCGCCGCTGCTGTTCAGATGGATGGCAAATATGGCATGTGTGTTGATGGAGAACCATGGCCGAACCTGTTCGACAATGCCAATGAGTTCGCCATCAGCAACAACGGGCAAAGCACCACTGCTGTGATCCAGACGGAAGCCATGGCTGCCGCGGATCTGGCAGCTTTCAGACGCGGTGTGTATACCGTGGCCGTCAATGGCCAACCCTGGGAGAAGAGCTTCATGAATATCTGGAGCCCGGTTTTTGATCCGCAAGGAAAGCGGGTCGCTGCTCAAACGCGGCTCAACCTTTATGAATACACAATCATTGTGGACGGAGAAACCTGGCCCGAAGCGTTTGGCTGCGTATGGGAACCCTGTTTCAATCCGGTTACCGGGACAATTGCCGCTCCAGTACGCATTGCCGGTTCCTGGGGCATGGCCCAGGATGGCAAAGTCATCTGGGAGCCTGTTTTTACCCAGTGCTGGCACCAACAGTTTAGTGCCGACGGAAAGACACTGGGCGCCATTGTCGCCCCTTCCTTCGGCAACTTCACGGTAGCCCTGAACGGCAAGCCTTGGTCATCGGTCTATCCCGTGGTCACGGAACTGGCAGTTTCCGCGGACGGCAAACGAGCCGCCGCCCTGGCCAGTGAGCATAACGTGAACTGGCGTGTCGTGGTGGACGGGACCCCCTGGGATGGCGCCTACGACATGGCCTGGAAGCCGGTTTTCAGTGCCGACGCCGGCCATGTCGCGGCCAAAGTGGAGCACAAGGGAAGACATAAAGTGCTTCTCGACGGCAAGTCGTTCAAACGCGACTTCGACCGCGTCTGGGACCCGATCTTCAGCCCTGACGGCTCCAAGCTGCTCATCCGGGCCCTGGACAAAGGCGCATACCTGCGCATCGTCGCCGATGTCACGGACTTCTAG